One window from the genome of Pyrus communis chromosome 16, drPyrComm1.1, whole genome shotgun sequence encodes:
- the LOC137720420 gene encoding rust resistance kinase Lr10-like, translating into MRIIITITSSKMPKLLIASFCILLLVFFKLVEASQFTCSESICSDDQGPAIHFPLHRKHHCVPGLECNQTDEQPIILGKFFVKRIDYKRQEIQVYSTYTDNCLMLIKPVKLPNITLFSLSIFDILNFTLFSCPPHGRSHDIPVPCLGDPGSTTYSSSSKSLEDIPDYLRSCTRMYDLSVPIGTDSENKYDVLRFKWSTPNCRECEAEGKRCRWKNNGTNSEIECVHWRKPSSTWKSLVTGGVLGSLLLVLLMIAAYRVYSADRKEKESRLRIERFLEDYRALKPSRYLYADIKRITDQFKDKLGQGAYGTVFKGRLSSEFLIAVKVLNSSKGDGEEFVNEVRTMGHIHHVNVARLVGFCADGFVRALVYEFFPNGSLQDFISSADSKNSFLGWDKLQNIALGIAKGIEYLHQGCDQRILHFDIKPHNVLLDQNFTPKISDFGLAKLCSKDQSLVSMTTARGTMGYIAPEVFSRNFGNVSYKADVYSFGMLLLEMVGGRKNIGSTIENTTNEIYYPQWIYNLLEEGDDLRIHIGEEGDGKIPKKLAIIGLWCIQWHPVDRPSMKIAVQMLEGDGESLTMPPNPFVATGPTTKNGSIPARRLELEPIAEIE; encoded by the exons ATGCGCATTATTATTACTATTACTAGCTCAAAAATGCCGAAATTGCTCATCGCTTCCTTTTGCATATTGTTACTGGTTTTCTTCAAACTAGTTGAAGCAAGCCAATTTACATGCTCCGAATCCATATGTAGCGATGATCAAGGCCCGGCTATCCATTTTCCATTGCACCGCAAGCATCATTGTGTTCCTGGACTTGAATGCAATCAGACAGATGAGCAGCCGATAATCCTAGGAAAATTCTTTGTCAAGCGCATAGATTACAAGCGTCAGGAAATCCAAGTGTATAGCACATACACAGATAACTGCTTGATGCTAATAAAGCCTGTAAAACTCCCAAACATTACCTTATTCAGCTTGTCAATTTTCGACATCCTTAACTTTACCTTATTCAGCTGCCCACCTCATGGAAGATCCCATGATATTCCAGTCCCCTGCCTCGGTGACCCTGGCAGCACAACTTATTCTTCAAGTTCCAAATCATTGGAAGATATCCCTGATTATCTACGGTCTTGTACAAGAATGTATGATTTATCAGTTCCAATTGGTACAGATTCCGAAAACAAATATGATGTTCTTCGTTTCAAGTGGTCCACACCAAATTGTAGAGAATGTGAAGCAGAGGGAAAGAGGTGTAGGTGGAAGAACAATGGCACCAACAGTGAAATTGAATGTGTTCACTGGAGGAAACCAA GCAGCACATGGAAATCACTGGTTACAGGTGGAGTCCTGGGTTCTTTGCTTCTCGTTCTACTGATGATTGCAGCATATCGAGTATACAGCGCTgatagaaaggaaaaagagagtcGATTAAGAATTGAAAGATTCTTGGAGGATTACAGAGCACTGAAACCGAGCAGGTATTTGTACGCAGATATTAAGAGGATTACAGATCAATTCAAGGACAAGTTGGGCCAAGGAGCCTACGGAACTGTCTTCAAAGGAAGGCTTTCTTCTGAATTCCTTATTGCTGTCAAAGTCCTCAACAGTTCTAAGGGAGATGGCGAAGAGTTCGTAAATGAAGTGCGAACCATGGGTCATATCCACCACGTCAACGTGGCTCGCTTGGTTGGATTTTGTGCTGATGGATTTGTACGAGCTCTTGTTTACGAGTTCTTCCCCAATGGTTCCCTGCAAGATTTCATTTCATCTGCAGATAGTAAGAATTCCTTCCTTGGTTGGGATAAGTTGCAAAATATTGCCCTCGGCATAGCCAAAGGAATTGAATATCTTCACCAAGGATGTGATCAACGAATCCTCCATTTCGATATCAAACCCCATAATGTTTTGCTAGACCAAAActtcactccaaaaatttctgaTTTTGGTTTGGCCAAGTTATGTTCCAAGGATCAAAGCTTGGTGTCTATGACTACAGCCAGGGGGACCATGGGATACATTGCACCCGAAGTGTTCTCCAGGAATTTCGGAAACGTGTCTTACAAGGCAGATGTCTATAGCTTTGGAATGCTGCTGCTCGAGATGGTAGGAGGAAGGAAGAATATTGGTTCAACCATCGAGAACACCACAAATGAAATTTACTATCCACAGTGGATTTATAATCTTCTAGAGGAAGGGGATGACCTACGAATCCATATTGGGGAAGAAGGAGATGGTAAAATTCCAAAGAAACTTGCAATTATAGGGCTATGGTGCATCCAGTGGCACCCGGTGGATCGTCCGTCCATGAAAATAGCGGTTCAGATGTTAGAAGGAGACGGAGAAAGCTTGACCATGCCGCCTAATCCCTTTGTGGCTACAGGTCCTACAACTAAAAATGGAAGCATTCCGGCAAGACGACTAGAGTTGGAACCAATTGCTGAAATAGAGTAG